Genomic segment of Paenibacillus sp. FSL R5-0623:
GTTGCCTCCACTCAGATTACCGGTCTTCTGCAAAATACTTGGTGCTTTGATGTTCATGCTTTTTTTCATCTTTTCCGCCACCAGTACTTCTTCACGCTCGTTCACTACTGCGTTTCGCGTCAGCTTGCTCAGACCCGTTAAGGAAATATTGCGCTTGATGTCATCCATCAGAATGAGTCCGTATTCCTTGCGGTCTTCTGTCACATAAGCAAACCCGTTCTGAATAGCCTCTGTGACAGTATTGTTGTGGATCGGTTTACCATTCTTAATGAGTTGACCCGAAATATTCCGGCCATAGGATTTGCCAAAGATACTCATGGCAAGCTCGGTACGCCCAGCGCCCATCAGCCCGGCAATACCTACAATCTCACCACGTCTGATATTCATATGGATCTGATCCAGTACTTTCCGCTCGGCATGATGTTCGTGATATACCGTCCAGTCCTTTACCTCAAGGATAACTTCACCAATGGTCGCATGACGCTCCGGATAACGGCTGGTGAGATCACGTCCTACCATTCCGCTAATAATCCGGTCCTCCGTCACTTTTTCCTTCTTCATATCCAATGTCTCAATTGTCTTGCCATCCCGTAAAATGGTCACGGAATCAGATACCTTGGATACCTCATTCAGCTTGTGTGAGATCAGGATACAGGCGATGCCTTGTTTCTTGAATTCCAGCATCAATTGCAGCAGGTTTTCACTGTCGTCCTCGTTCAACGCAGCGGTTGGCTCATCCAGAATAAGCAGCCGCACCTTTTTGGAGAGCGCTTTCGCAATTTCGACCAGTTGCTGCTTGCCTACCCCGATGCTGGATACCAGCGTGTTTGGATTTTCGCTCAGTCCCACCTTCGAGAGCAGTTCCCGTGTACCTACAAAAGTTTCCTTCCAGTTGACAATGCCTCTGTTGGCACGTTCATTGCCCAGATATATATTTTCCGCAATCGAAAGGTAGGGAATCAGGGCCAACTCCTGATGGATAATGACGATCCCCAGATCCTCGCTCTGCTTAATATCCTTGAACTCACACTTTTTGCCCTGAAATAAAATGTCGCCTTCATACGTGCCATGTGGATATACACCACTCAACACCTTCATCAACGTAGATTTACCTGCGCCATTTTCACCACATATGGAATGAATCTCGCCTTCACGGACTTTCAGATTGACATTTTCCAGCGCTTTGACGCCAGGAAAGGTTTTGGTGATGTTTTTCATTTCCAGAATGATTCCGGCCATGGGATGTGCTCCTTCCATTTATTATTTCAGTCCGATTTCTTCCTTCGTGTAATACTTGGTACCAACGATATCTTGCTCCACATTTGTACGATCCACGGAGATGGGATCCAAGAGATACGCCGGAACAACCTCAATACCGTTGTTATATGATGTTGTATCATTAACTTCCGCCTGTTTTCCTTGCAAAATGCTATTGGCCATCTCTACCGTCTTCTCCGCTAGCTTCCGCGTATCCTTGAACACCGTCTGCGTCTGTTCCCCGGCCACAATCGACTTGATCGAGGCAAGTTCGGCATCCTGTCCTGTAATAACGGGCAGCGGTTTGTTCGAAGTACCGTAACCAATCCCTTTCAAGGATGAGATGATACCAATACTGATTCCATCATAAGGAGATAATACTGCATCTAGATTATCACCCGAGTAATAAGCACTCAGCAGGTTATCCATCCGTGACTGGGCCAGTGCCCCGTCCCAGCGCAAGGTCGCAATCTGGGCCATCGTCATCTGCTTGCTGCGTACCACCAGTTTGCCAGAATCGATGTACGGCTTTAGGACAGACATCGCACCGTCGAAGAAGAAGTAGGCGTTATTATCATCAGGAGAGCCGCCAAACAGCTCAATGTTATACGGTCCTTTTCCATCCTTGAGCCCAAGCTTTTGTTCGATGTAGGAGGCTTGAAGCACACCCACCTTAAAATTGTCGAACGTGGCATAATAGGTTAAATAAGGCGTATTGCGAATGAGCCGATCATACGAGATCACTTGTATCCCTTCGTCATGCGCTTTCTTGATTACATCCGTTAATGTGTTGCCATCCACGGACGCGATGACCATCACATCCACACCTTTGGTGATCATGTTTTCAATCTGTGAAATCTGATTTTCGACCACATCCTCAGCATACTGAAGATCGGTTTTGTACCCCTGCTCCTGAAACAGACGGACCATGTTCTCCCCGTCGCCTACCCATCGCTCTGATGATTTGGTTGGCATCGATATACCGACATATCCCTTCTCCTTGCTGCCTGGACCACTCTCTGCCAGATTGCAGGCCGAGAGCATCAAAGTCATCACCAGAAACAAGATGAGCATTGCTCCTTTTTTCATATGAAGTTCCCCTTTCCTCACGTCATACGGTTCTGAATGAGTTATAAGATAACGCTTACAATACATGTAGTGCATCCTGTTGCTTGCTGTTCCTGTCTGAGACTAATGGTAGCATTCGAGATGCCGCAAGGTCTTTGCACGTTTTGAACCTTTTTTATAAAAATTTAACTTTTGATGGAAACGCTTAAAGTACAATTGTGACCCATGAGATACCATTCCAGAGACAAAAAAAGGACATGCTCCACTTCGCTTCACACGAAGTAGAACATATCCATCTCACTCATCACACGTCTGAATGAACAACTGTAATACGATATTTAATTCGCGGAAGGATGATAAGCCGTTCCCCCGTTCTTTCGATACTGCACTGGCGAAATGCCCATTGTTTTCTTAAATGCAGTGCTGAAATAATGCTGGGTATCATAACCTACACGCTCAGCTATGGTGTGGATCGGCAGTGTTGTTGAGTCTAATAACTGTATCGCCTTGCGAATGCGAGCATGCGTGACAAGCGTGACAAAGGAATCATTCAGCTCTTTCTTCAGCACACGGCTAAGATATACGGCAGATACTTGTAGACGGGAAGCAAGCGATTCCAGGGTCAGTTCCCGCTCGGCATACTCTTCGTGAATAAGTTGTCTTGCACGGCGAACCAGAGGGGACAACTGCACTTCCCCGTACACCCGTTCACGGCAATGACGGTACGTATCCGGCGTTTCTTCCAGTGTCCCTGTATGTGTCTCCACATGAGCATGAATGGCAATATTCAGGCAAGAACTGATCTGCTGTTCCAGAAGGGGCTCTATTTCTTCAGGAGCTTCCTGCCACAGACACATGCCGATCAACCCGCTTACGTCCCGAAACAGGACATGCGGCAGGTCCCCCAGCAGTTCACTGATTATATTTTCCACTGCAAACAGAAACAACTGACGATCATTCTCTCTCAGTATCGTCTGACGAGCTTCAGCGGCGGGCCAGCGAACGACCCCGACCTGCACAGGTGGGGCGGCGGGCAACCGCAAAAACACAAGCTGCTCCGTCAAATTTCTTCCCTCAGCCTGCCCCTCCAGCCATTCCAGCATAAATCGCTGGCGAAGCAACGGGATATTACGTTCAATCTGATGAGCTGCCTGTTGTACATATGCCGTCCTCTGGTGCTCTTCAGTAAGTCGCTGATGCAATCGCTCAAGTGCAGCATGTAATTGTTCTGCTTGCACAGGCTTTAAGATGTAATCCTCTACGCCAAGACGAACCGCCTCCTGCGCATATGCAAATTCATCATGTCCCGAGATGATCAGGTAACGACAGCCCGGGCACTTCTGCTGAAGGGCACGGATTAGTTCGATTCCGTTCAGGAATGGCATATTCATGTCAACGAGAACAATATCCACCCCCAAGTCAGCCGCCCGTTCCAGCGCTTCCTCGCCATCTTCCGCTTCACCAACAACCTCCATCCCAAGCGTTGTCCAGTCAATGGCATCTCGAATCCCCTCACGAATGATCGGTTCATCATCAGCGATGAGCACGCGGTATTTCTTCGCCACATGGCTATCCGGCGTAATCTCCATTACTGTGGTTGATGCGGATGTCTCATCTGTTTCAGTGGAAGTTGTCACGGTCGATTTTATGAATTTTCCCATTCACTCTCCTGCCTCTCTTCGTTATTGATTTGCTTGGTTGGTGGGAGCTCTCGCATCAACGGATGAATGATGGTCACACTAGTCCCTTCGCCTTCCCGGCTCTCCAGCACAATACCGTATTCATCGCCAAAGGACAGCCGGAGACGGGCCTGCACATTCAACATTCCATAACTTTTGCCTGTCGTCCCAGGCGAAGACGCTTCCAAACTGGCCAAAGGAGCTTCGAGCAGATGCTGCATCTCGGCAAGCCGTTCGTTGGACATGCCTGCTCCATTATCCTGAACGGTCAGCAGCAGTCTGTTATGTTCCAATCTGGCCTCCACCCGAATGTGTCCCGGCCCACGCCTGCCCTTGATTCCATGATAGATTGCATTCTCTATCAGGGGCTGAAGTAGCAGCTTTAACACAAAAAGGTCCCGCAGTTCCTCTGGAATATTCAATGTATACTGAAGACGATCGCGGTATCGTGTCTGCTGAATTTGCATATAGCTGGTCATATGCTCAATCTCGGAATGCAGCGGAATGTAATCCTGTCCTTTACTAAGCCCTATACGAAATAATCGAGATAACGCACCAACCATGCCGGATACATCTTCTGCACCCTCTTTGCGTGCCATCCAATGAATTGTATCCAAGGTATTGTACAAAAAGTGTGGTTTGATATGCTCCTGCAAACTTCGCATTTCAGCGTCGCGTTTCTGCCGCTCCCGCAATTCATTAAGTGATATCAGTTGTCGAATCTGTACCAGCATTCGGTTATAACTGTTGCCAAGCATGCCAATCTCGTCAGCCCGGTCGCTCCAGCGACCTGGTCTGAGATTGCCGGTCTCCGCCCTGCGCATATAGGACATGAGCCGGAAAATGGGCTGAGCAATGGAACGGGAGAACCATAAAGAGGCGCTCAGGCCAAACAAACACACCACAAATACAAAGCTAACCACGTAAAACTGGATTTGGCGTACTTCGGATATCGAGTCTCTCGTGGGAAATACCCCTACCGTTCTCCAACCCGTAAAGGTAGACGACTGATACATGAATAATAACGTTCCACCTTCTGTATCGGCGGTAAATGTTCCACTCTCACCGGAGGGGAACCAGTCTGTGGGAATGTGTTCTATTAGCGGGTGCTCCGGCTTATATACACTTTGACCTTCTGCATCCGTCACCATCACATAACCGGATTTCCCCAAGGTTACATTACGGGCAGCCTGAGAGACGGACCTTAGTTTAAGATCAATCATAATAACACCCCGCACACGTCCTGACACTTCATCCGTTATGGAACGTGCAACCGATACAATCTCATCATCCTTGTACCGTACATGTGTCGTGAGATTACGCTCTTTCGGCTGACCCAACACCATGAAGATGCCCGGATTGGCCGAAGCTTTTTGATACCAATTTTCCTGAATCAGGCTCTGTTCCGCTCGGGGATACATCTCGTTGCTAATATAGTCACCACTTGCATTGACGAGAACAATCCCGGCGATTTCAGGATACAATGTTGTGAATCCCTGCAAGGTTTGTTTGATACCATATAACCGATTTTGCTCCGTTTCGGTAATTGTGTCCATGGTCATCGGTTCGATGCCTGCATCATCATTCGGTGGCATTTTGTCGTTCAAAAAAGCCTCAATATCCGGGTCAAATGCAATCAGATAGGTCATATTCTGCAAATTCTCCATTTTGCTGTTCAGAGCTTCATTCACTTTGCCAATCAGTTGCATGGTATGCCCTTCAACCTGTCGCTCAACTACCCGCTCCACCGTCCAGTTCACAAGCAACCCAAGCCCTACGGAAGGTACAATGGCAAATAGCAGAAAAAGCAGCATCAGCTGGTACCGAAGGGGCATATTACGCAAGCGTAAACGCCGAATCCCATTCTTAAAAGTTGAGAGAATTGCTCTCCTGCTCCAAGGCCTTGGACTCTTGAAATCCTCCTTGTTATTTGGCATAGTAATCATCCACATCCGAGCGTGTCACCACAGAGATCCCTGTGTCCACCATCACGGGAAGCGGTGCATTTTCACCGGATGAGGATGGAGCAGGAACCGTTAACTGGTGATGCAGATGGAACAGATATTGGAGCGACCAATATCCCATATTCCAGGTTCCCTGTGCAATTGTAGCTGAGATCGTACCGTTCTTGATCATGTCCAATGTAGCCTTATTTGTATCAAACGAAATAATCTGCAATGGATGTCTGTCCCCGGCAGTTTGAACGGCTTCCCCCGCCCCTGCTCCTCCGGTGGCTTCAGTCACAAAGATACCCGCCAGCTCGGGATGTTCCTTCATCATTCTCTGTGTTTCGTCTCTGGATACCATCGCATCACCGTGTCCGTCTGCAACTTCAACAATCTGCATGGAAGGGTATCTCTCCTTGATCGTATCGCGGAAGCCCTTCGTGCGCTCTTCATGATTTTGTTGTCCGGGCAAGGTTAATACCGCGACCTCTCCCTCACGACCCAGAAGTTCAGCCATTTTATCAGCAGCTATTACACCTGACTTGTAATTATCTGTCCCAAGAAAAGAATAGGCCTGGCTAGCAGGTGCATCCGCGTCAAATAATACAACAGGGATATCTGCGTCGATTGCCTTGTTAATCGCTGGAACTAACGATTGAGGATCGATTGCAGATATAGCAATGCCCGCGGGTTTACGAGCGATAGCCTGCTCGATCACCATGGTCTGCTCCTTCGCATCATACCGGGTAGCCCCGCGATATTCTACGGTCACGCCAAGCGCATCCGCGGCATCCTCGAAGCCTTTGAGTGGGCTCTTCCAATACTCCAGCCCGGACTGGAATGTAATCATGATATACGTCTCTCCGATATCACCGCGCAGCCCCCGGTCCTCCCAAGAACTGTTTACTTGACTGGTGTATTCGAATCTCAACACATACAACGCAAATGCTGAGATTAGCAAAATATAGACTAGCAGCATTTTCTTCATTACGTTCACTTCCTCAAGTGGTCAGATCATCTTGTGCTTCGTTTAAATTGTAAACGCAATCATAAAAAAAGAAAACTACCCCTTATCTTTTATACGGAAGCCCCTATTGCTACCCGTGTGCCTGCTGCAATAATGTACTATATGGTTTTTCCCTCTGGACGTATGATCATGGAACTAAACTACAACCAGAGGAGAGCATCATCCTTATGAATCTTGCATCTTTTTTAATCTACTGCATCGTCGTAACATTTACCCCCGGCCCCAGCAATATCGTAATTCTTTCTTCTACACAGATCGTTGGCGCACGAAAAACAATGCACTATGTATGGGGAGCTACGCTGGCATTTGGTCTGCTGCTTACCGCCTCAGCTTTTCTTAATCAGCTTCTTGCGGGAGTGTTACCCGGAATTCTGAAGGTGATGCAGATTGTCGGCGGCCTGTACATGGTGTATCTGGCGTACCAGATCTACAAGATGGGTACCACCGAGGATGCACCGAAACAAGTTACCGGATTCTGGAACGGTTTCATCATGCAATTTGTGAATCCAAAGGTCGTCTTGTTTACTTTCACTGTCATTCCAAGTTATGTATTGCCCTTTTATCAAAGTTTATTTTCTTCGTTCCTGTTCGTGCTGCTCATTACCTTCATTGGTTTTCTGGCCTATTCCAGTTGGGTTGTTTTTGGCACGGTTTT
This window contains:
- the mmsA gene encoding multiple monosaccharide ABC transporter ATP-binding protein, with translation MAGIILEMKNITKTFPGVKALENVNLKVREGEIHSICGENGAGKSTLMKVLSGVYPHGTYEGDILFQGKKCEFKDIKQSEDLGIVIIHQELALIPYLSIAENIYLGNERANRGIVNWKETFVGTRELLSKVGLSENPNTLVSSIGVGKQQLVEIAKALSKKVRLLILDEPTAALNEDDSENLLQLMLEFKKQGIACILISHKLNEVSKVSDSVTILRDGKTIETLDMKKEKVTEDRIISGMVGRDLTSRYPERHATIGEVILEVKDWTVYHEHHAERKVLDQIHMNIRRGEIVGIAGLMGAGRTELAMSIFGKSYGRNISGQLIKNGKPIHNNTVTEAIQNGFAYVTEDRKEYGLILMDDIKRNISLTGLSKLTRNAVVNEREEVLVAEKMKKSMNIKAPSILQKTGNLSGGNQQKVVLSKWIFAGPDILILDEPTRGIDVGAKFEIYTIIHRLAAEGKGVLVISSELPEVLGLCDRIYVMNAGRITGEVSREQASQETLMRYMTKSGGGKHGNDNKTVQK
- a CDS encoding LysE family transporter; this translates as MNLASFLIYCIVVTFTPGPSNIVILSSTQIVGARKTMHYVWGATLAFGLLLTASAFLNQLLAGVLPGILKVMQIVGGLYMVYLAYQIYKMGTTEDAPKQVTGFWNGFIMQFVNPKVVLFTFTVIPSYVLPFYQSLFSSFLFVLLITFIGFLAYSSWVVFGTVFRTLLNRHQKLLSILMALFLLYSAIIVSGLI
- a CDS encoding substrate-binding domain-containing protein, translating into MKKMLLVYILLISAFALYVLRFEYTSQVNSSWEDRGLRGDIGETYIMITFQSGLEYWKSPLKGFEDAADALGVTVEYRGATRYDAKEQTMVIEQAIARKPAGIAISAIDPQSLVPAINKAIDADIPVVLFDADAPASQAYSFLGTDNYKSGVIAADKMAELLGREGEVAVLTLPGQQNHEERTKGFRDTIKERYPSMQIVEVADGHGDAMVSRDETQRMMKEHPELAGIFVTEATGGAGAGEAVQTAGDRHPLQIISFDTNKATLDMIKNGTISATIAQGTWNMGYWSLQYLFHLHHQLTVPAPSSSGENAPLPVMVDTGISVVTRSDVDDYYAK
- a CDS encoding response regulator; this encodes MEITPDSHVAKKYRVLIADDEPIIREGIRDAIDWTTLGMEVVGEAEDGEEALERAADLGVDIVLVDMNMPFLNGIELIRALQQKCPGCRYLIISGHDEFAYAQEAVRLGVEDYILKPVQAEQLHAALERLHQRLTEEHQRTAYVQQAAHQIERNIPLLRQRFMLEWLEGQAEGRNLTEQLVFLRLPAAPPVQVGVVRWPAAEARQTILRENDRQLFLFAVENIISELLGDLPHVLFRDVSGLIGMCLWQEAPEEIEPLLEQQISSCLNIAIHAHVETHTGTLEETPDTYRHCRERVYGEVQLSPLVRRARQLIHEEYAERELTLESLASRLQVSAVYLSRVLKKELNDSFVTLVTHARIRKAIQLLDSTTLPIHTIAERVGYDTQHYFSTAFKKTMGISPVQYRKNGGTAYHPSAN
- a CDS encoding sensor histidine kinase, producing the protein MPLRYQLMLLFLLFAIVPSVGLGLLVNWTVERVVERQVEGHTMQLIGKVNEALNSKMENLQNMTYLIAFDPDIEAFLNDKMPPNDDAGIEPMTMDTITETEQNRLYGIKQTLQGFTTLYPEIAGIVLVNASGDYISNEMYPRAEQSLIQENWYQKASANPGIFMVLGQPKERNLTTHVRYKDDEIVSVARSITDEVSGRVRGVIMIDLKLRSVSQAARNVTLGKSGYVMVTDAEGQSVYKPEHPLIEHIPTDWFPSGESGTFTADTEGGTLLFMYQSSTFTGWRTVGVFPTRDSISEVRQIQFYVVSFVFVVCLFGLSASLWFSRSIAQPIFRLMSYMRRAETGNLRPGRWSDRADEIGMLGNSYNRMLVQIRQLISLNELRERQKRDAEMRSLQEHIKPHFLYNTLDTIHWMARKEGAEDVSGMVGALSRLFRIGLSKGQDYIPLHSEIEHMTSYMQIQQTRYRDRLQYTLNIPEELRDLFVLKLLLQPLIENAIYHGIKGRRGPGHIRVEARLEHNRLLLTVQDNGAGMSNERLAEMQHLLEAPLASLEASSPGTTGKSYGMLNVQARLRLSFGDEYGIVLESREGEGTSVTIIHPLMRELPPTKQINNEERQESEWENS
- the chvE gene encoding multiple monosaccharide ABC transporter substrate-binding protein, encoding MKKGAMLILFLVMTLMLSACNLAESGPGSKEKGYVGISMPTKSSERWVGDGENMVRLFQEQGYKTDLQYAEDVVENQISQIENMITKGVDVMVIASVDGNTLTDVIKKAHDEGIQVISYDRLIRNTPYLTYYATFDNFKVGVLQASYIEQKLGLKDGKGPYNIELFGGSPDDNNAYFFFDGAMSVLKPYIDSGKLVVRSKQMTMAQIATLRWDGALAQSRMDNLLSAYYSGDNLDAVLSPYDGISIGIISSLKGIGYGTSNKPLPVITGQDAELASIKSIVAGEQTQTVFKDTRKLAEKTVEMANSILQGKQAEVNDTTSYNNGIEVVPAYLLDPISVDRTNVEQDIVGTKYYTKEEIGLK